The following proteins come from a genomic window of Tepidiforma thermophila:
- a CDS encoding DNA-directed RNA polymerase subunit beta, giving the protein MTTSRHVVPGGTVAPLAVKTYGRIPEVLDLPNLIRIQIDSFEWFKREGLRELFDELSPIQDFTGNRMDLIFGEYEFREPKASMDECRERDMTYAAPLFVDVELRVKDSGEIKEQRLFFGDFPLMTDRGTFIINGAERVVVSQLVRSPGVYYTIETDPATGKRLCHGKLIPARGAWLEFETSNRDVLYVKVDRKRKVPVTTFIRAIDVPGLVPGDRDNPRFEKYWKAVDSGDERAREAALRDLEQELGTAERILAMFEAVDTSDIRQYIRATLEKEPRDPGVQNKHDALLDFYRKIRPGDPPTTDNARNLLKQLFFDPRRYDLGRVGRHKLNKRLELEDPTDQRWLRPYDLVAIIREQININNGRGHHDDIDHLGNRRVRAVGELIQQQFRVGLLRMERVVRERMTITDPEEATPSALINIRPVVAAMKEFFGGSQLSQFMDQTNPLSELNHKRRLSALGPGGLSRDRAGFDVRDVHHSHYGRICPIETPEGPNIGLIGSLATYARLNKFGFIETPYRRVYREMLSDNPNLVGRILREDALDRDGNVIAPAGTRIDAALAEKLAAAGRTVLIQPWVSNEIVYLTADEEDKFKVGQANTRIDDDGHFIDERVEIRLFEKFLTVPPLEVDYIDVSPKQMVSVASALIPFLEHDDANRALMGANMQRQAVPLVRPEVPLVGTGMERRAAVDSGHVILAEGPGEVLEATGTHIKIRYDDPVLNTDEGGACRTYRLTKFTRSNQGTCLNQRPIVFRGERVAAGQPIIDSSSTQGGDLALGQNILCAFMSWEGYNFEDAIILSENLVREDKFTSIHIEKHEVEARQTKLGDEEITRDIPNVGDDALAQLDEDGIIRIGAEVREGDILVGKVTPKGETELTAEEKLLRAIFGEKARETKDTSLRVPHGERGKVIDVKVFDRNNHDGLPAGVNKLVRVSIAQRRKISEGDKMAGRHGNKGVISRILPREDMPYLEDGTPVDIILNPIGVPSRMNIGQVLETHLGWAANTLGFRAISPVFDGARDYEIDDALALAWMAHEAGAYYYVDPRDRGFDPERLKAWIAEQGYDPDAIYTSPEDGAPARACLEIWLNRHRAETGQPTIERGRYSREELDELAKEVYRATNVPPPLFGKMRLYDGRTGEPFDQPVTVGYIYMLKLIHLVEDKIHARSTGPYSLITQQPLGGKAQFGGQRFGEMEVWALEAYGAAHILQELLTVKSDDVVGRVKTYEAIVKGEDVLEPGVPESFKVLVKELQSLGLAVEVSNDEGSSVSFIEDSSSDLPELGLNLTGFEREEDFFNARG; this is encoded by the coding sequence ATGACCACTTCGCGTCACGTGGTCCCGGGGGGCACTGTTGCCCCACTCGCCGTTAAGACCTACGGCCGCATCCCCGAAGTCCTCGACCTCCCCAACCTCATCCGCATCCAGATCGATTCCTTCGAATGGTTTAAGCGGGAAGGCCTTCGGGAACTCTTCGACGAGCTCTCCCCAATCCAGGACTTCACCGGCAACCGGATGGACCTCATCTTCGGCGAGTACGAGTTCCGCGAGCCGAAGGCCTCCATGGACGAATGTCGCGAGCGTGACATGACCTACGCCGCGCCCCTCTTCGTCGATGTCGAGCTCCGCGTCAAAGACTCCGGTGAAATCAAGGAGCAGCGCCTCTTCTTCGGCGACTTCCCCCTCATGACCGACCGGGGCACCTTCATCATCAACGGCGCCGAGCGCGTCGTCGTCTCCCAGCTCGTCCGCTCCCCCGGCGTCTACTACACCATCGAAACCGACCCGGCCACCGGGAAGCGCCTCTGCCACGGCAAGCTCATCCCCGCTCGCGGTGCCTGGCTCGAATTCGAAACCTCCAACCGCGACGTCCTCTACGTCAAAGTCGACCGGAAGCGCAAGGTCCCCGTCACCACCTTCATCCGCGCTATCGACGTCCCCGGCCTCGTCCCCGGCGACCGCGACAACCCCCGCTTCGAAAAGTACTGGAAGGCCGTCGACTCCGGCGACGAGCGCGCCCGCGAAGCCGCCCTCCGCGACCTCGAACAGGAGCTCGGCACCGCCGAGCGCATCCTCGCCATGTTCGAGGCCGTCGACACCAGCGACATCCGCCAGTACATCCGCGCCACCCTCGAAAAGGAGCCGCGCGACCCAGGCGTCCAGAACAAGCACGACGCCCTCCTCGACTTCTACCGCAAAATCCGCCCCGGCGACCCGCCCACAACCGACAACGCCCGCAACCTCCTCAAGCAGCTCTTCTTCGACCCCCGCCGCTACGACCTCGGCCGGGTCGGCCGCCACAAGCTCAACAAGCGCCTCGAGCTCGAAGACCCCACCGACCAGCGCTGGCTCCGCCCCTACGACCTCGTCGCCATCATCCGCGAGCAGATCAACATCAACAACGGCCGCGGCCACCACGACGATATCGACCACCTCGGCAACCGCCGCGTCCGCGCCGTCGGCGAACTGATCCAGCAGCAGTTCCGCGTCGGCCTCCTCCGCATGGAGCGCGTCGTCCGCGAACGGATGACCATCACCGACCCCGAAGAGGCCACCCCGAGCGCCCTCATCAACATCCGGCCCGTCGTCGCGGCCATGAAGGAGTTCTTCGGCGGCAGCCAGCTCTCCCAGTTCATGGACCAGACGAACCCGCTCTCTGAGCTCAACCACAAGCGCCGCCTCTCCGCACTCGGCCCCGGCGGCCTCTCCCGCGACCGCGCCGGCTTCGACGTCCGCGACGTCCACCACAGCCACTACGGCCGCATCTGCCCCATCGAAACCCCCGAAGGCCCCAACATCGGCCTCATCGGCTCCCTCGCAACCTACGCCCGGCTCAACAAATTCGGCTTCATCGAAACCCCCTACCGCCGCGTCTACCGCGAGATGCTCTCCGATAACCCCAACCTCGTCGGCCGCATCCTCCGCGAAGACGCCCTCGACCGCGACGGCAACGTCATCGCTCCCGCCGGCACCCGCATCGATGCCGCCCTCGCCGAAAAACTCGCCGCCGCCGGGCGCACCGTCCTCATCCAGCCCTGGGTCTCGAACGAAATCGTCTACCTCACTGCCGACGAAGAGGACAAATTCAAGGTCGGGCAGGCCAACACCCGCATCGACGACGACGGCCACTTCATCGACGAGCGCGTCGAAATCCGCCTCTTCGAAAAGTTCCTGACCGTCCCGCCGCTGGAAGTCGACTACATCGACGTCTCCCCCAAGCAGATGGTCTCCGTCGCCTCCGCGCTCATCCCCTTCCTCGAGCACGACGACGCCAACCGCGCCCTCATGGGCGCCAACATGCAGCGCCAGGCCGTCCCCCTCGTCCGCCCCGAGGTGCCCCTCGTCGGCACCGGCATGGAGCGCCGCGCCGCCGTCGATTCCGGCCACGTCATCCTCGCCGAGGGCCCCGGCGAAGTCCTCGAAGCCACCGGCACCCACATCAAAATCCGTTACGACGACCCGGTCCTGAATACCGACGAGGGTGGCGCCTGCCGCACCTACCGCCTCACCAAGTTCACCCGCTCCAACCAGGGCACCTGCCTCAACCAGCGGCCGATCGTCTTCCGCGGCGAACGCGTCGCCGCCGGCCAGCCCATCATCGATAGCTCCAGCACCCAGGGCGGCGACCTCGCACTCGGTCAGAACATCCTCTGCGCCTTCATGAGCTGGGAGGGCTACAACTTCGAAGACGCCATCATCCTCTCCGAAAACCTCGTCCGCGAAGACAAATTCACCTCCATCCACATCGAAAAGCACGAAGTCGAAGCCCGCCAGACCAAGCTCGGCGACGAAGAGATCACCCGCGACATCCCCAACGTCGGCGACGACGCCCTCGCCCAGCTCGACGAAGACGGCATCATCCGCATCGGCGCCGAAGTCCGTGAAGGCGACATCCTCGTCGGCAAAGTCACCCCCAAGGGCGAAACCGAACTCACCGCCGAGGAAAAGCTGCTCCGCGCCATCTTCGGCGAAAAGGCCCGCGAAACGAAGGACACCTCCCTCCGCGTCCCCCACGGCGAACGCGGCAAAGTCATCGACGTCAAAGTCTTCGACCGCAACAACCACGACGGCCTCCCCGCCGGCGTCAACAAGCTCGTCCGCGTCTCCATCGCCCAGCGCCGCAAAATCTCCGAAGGCGACAAGATGGCCGGCCGCCACGGCAACAAGGGCGTCATCAGCCGCATCCTCCCGCGCGAGGACATGCCCTACCTCGAGGATGGCACCCCGGTCGATATCATCCTGAATCCCATCGGCGTCCCCAGCCGCATGAACATCGGCCAGGTCCTCGAAACCCACCTCGGCTGGGCCGCCAACACCCTCGGCTTCCGCGCTATAAGCCCGGTCTTCGATGGCGCCCGCGACTACGAGATCGACGACGCCCTTGCCCTCGCCTGGATGGCCCACGAGGCCGGCGCCTACTACTATGTCGACCCGCGCGACCGCGGCTTCGACCCCGAACGGCTCAAGGCCTGGATCGCCGAGCAGGGCTACGACCCCGACGCCATCTACACCAGCCCGGAGGACGGCGCACCCGCCCGCGCCTGCCTCGAAATCTGGCTCAACCGCCACCGCGCCGAAACCGGCCAGCCGACCATCGAGCGGGGCCGCTACTCCCGCGAGGAGCTCGATGAGCTCGCCAAAGAGGTCTACCGCGCCACCAATGTGCCGCCCCCGCTCTTCGGCAAGATGCGCCTCTACGACGGCCGCACCGGCGAGCCCTTCGACCAGCCGGTCACCGTCGGCTACATCTACATGCTCAAGCTCATCCACCTCGTCGAGGACAAGATCCACGCCCGCAGCACCGGCCCCTACAGCCTTATCACCCAGCAGCCCCTGGGCGGGAAGGCCCAGTTCGGCGGCCAGCGCTTCGGCGAAATGGAGGTCTGGGCGCTCGAAGCCTACGGCGCCGCCCACATCCTCCAGGAGCTCCTCACCGTCAAATCCGACGACGTCGTCGGGCGCGTCAAAACCTACGAGGCCATCGTCAAGGGCGAAGACGTCCTCGAACCGGGCGTGCCCGAGTCCTTCAAGGTCCTCGTCAAAGAACTCCAGAGCCTCGGCCTCGCCGTCGAGGTCTCCAACGACGAAGGCAGCTCCGTCTCCTTCATCGAAGACTCGTCCAGCGACCTGCCCGAGCTCGGCCTCAACCTGACCGGTTTCGAACGCGAGGAGGATTTCTTTAATGCTCGAGGTTAA
- the rpoC gene encoding DNA-directed RNA polymerase subunit beta', producing the protein MLEVNDFNQVRIALASPEQIRSWSYGEVTKPETINYRTLKPEKDGLFCEKIFGPTKDFECYCGKYKRVRYKGIICDKCGVEVARAKVRRERMGHIELASPVSHIWFVKGTPSKLGLLLDISPRNLERVLYFAQYMITEVDEEAKNFEIRRLQRELDELLAERLAEIRPRREQLEAQLEAANRELQEKVAERQAQIEAERKISRDALEAAVLRAAETVSAAKGSILEAPIEILGDVILEAGVKVTAAQVGKVEREGRKKLEAFDKETAKLKEQESLLADTALEDAKQALYDELHPLQQKERAIREEVEEQFKERLRDLESLRDPVRDDEIVLLTENRYRELSEMFGHVFKAAMGAEAVLHVLQRLDLDALRAKLKQEILVASGMRRKKATKRLNVVEALRNSGNRPEWMIFQVLPVLPPDLRPMVQLDGGRFATSDLNDLYRRVINRNNRLKRLLDLGAPEIIIRNEKRMLQEAVDSLIDNGRRGRAVSGSGNHKLKSLSDMLKGKQGRFRQNLLGKRVDYSGRSVIVVGPELKLHQCGLPKRMALELFKPFVMHSLVAKGLAHNIKSAKRIVERARPEVWDVLDEVIKNRPVLLNRAPTLHRLGIQAFMPVLIEGSAIQLHPLVCAAFNADFDGDQMAVHVPLSREAVAEATQVLMSTKNLLSPASGDPIVAPSLDMVLGCYYMTDIDRSGRGAYREENGRPVQGLYGSFEEARLACDLGIIDMRAPIRVRTDRAVMGEGGVITEPPARPDGTRGTHIIETTVGRILFNEVLPEEIPFQNQTMDRPNLRKVVAMCYRALGGERTGEIVDRIKAVGFHYATLSGITIAVHEIQVPKNKAELLAEADRKVDALMEQYQMGLITEEERYQGTVEIWQETTEKIEKTIKEHMSEYGSLNYMASSGTKGNITQIRQMAGMRGLMADPNGKVIELPIRGSFREGLSVLEYFISTHGARKGLADTALRTADSGYLTRRLIDVAQDVIILEEDCGTTSGLWIEADGRDDLEPLRARIVGRYAAIDIVDEATGEVLCHRNEEITEAVADEIDRRGIRRVFVRTPMSCEAERGLCQLCYGRDLARGELVKLRTAVGIIAAQSIGEPGTQLTMRTFHTGGVASQTDITSGLPRVEELFEARAPKGEAIISEIDGIVEIVVENDRRIVRVTNVDTLVEEYDIPAKAELLVQDGERIVAGAALAQAPAREDQADAPLPAQPIVSRIGGTVRVVGKNKVQVVYEDREEREYPIPAAARLLVEDGQMVYAGDQLTEGAKNPQHILHIQGRDAVRKYMVEEVQKVYKSQGVNINDKHIEVITRQMLRRVKVDHPGDTGLLPGDLVDRRKFDEINNQIIAEGGEPATATPVLLGVTKASLNTDSWLAAASFQETTRVLTNAAIEGAVDRLQGLKENVIIGKLIPARAEIVVPKRETFGDLDVPEALLLEEEYELERRLAEREAGSRQRRSAVGLLEDEDDVGDDDDDMLIGADSDEDDE; encoded by the coding sequence ATGCTCGAGGTTAATGACTTCAACCAGGTGCGGATCGCCCTCGCCAGCCCGGAACAAATCCGCTCCTGGAGCTACGGCGAAGTCACCAAGCCGGAAACCATCAACTACCGCACCCTCAAGCCCGAAAAAGACGGGCTCTTCTGCGAGAAGATTTTCGGCCCGACCAAAGACTTCGAGTGCTACTGCGGCAAGTACAAGCGCGTCCGCTACAAGGGCATCATTTGCGATAAGTGCGGCGTCGAAGTCGCCCGCGCCAAGGTCCGCCGCGAGCGCATGGGCCACATCGAGCTCGCCAGCCCTGTCAGCCACATCTGGTTCGTCAAAGGGACGCCCTCCAAGCTCGGCCTCCTCCTCGATATCTCCCCCCGGAACCTCGAGCGCGTCCTCTACTTCGCGCAGTACATGATCACCGAGGTCGACGAAGAGGCGAAAAACTTCGAAATCCGCCGCCTCCAGCGCGAACTCGACGAGCTCCTCGCCGAGCGCCTCGCCGAAATCCGCCCCCGTCGCGAGCAGCTCGAAGCCCAGCTCGAGGCCGCAAACCGCGAACTCCAGGAAAAAGTCGCCGAGCGGCAGGCCCAAATCGAGGCCGAACGGAAAATCTCCCGCGATGCCCTCGAGGCCGCCGTCCTCCGCGCCGCTGAAACTGTCAGCGCCGCAAAGGGCAGCATCCTCGAAGCCCCCATCGAAATCCTTGGCGACGTTATCCTCGAAGCCGGCGTCAAAGTCACCGCAGCCCAGGTCGGCAAGGTCGAACGCGAAGGCCGCAAGAAGCTCGAGGCCTTCGACAAGGAGACCGCCAAGCTGAAGGAGCAGGAATCGCTCCTCGCCGATACCGCCCTCGAAGACGCGAAGCAGGCCCTCTACGACGAGCTCCATCCGCTTCAGCAGAAGGAGCGTGCCATCCGCGAAGAAGTCGAGGAGCAGTTCAAAGAGCGCCTCCGCGACCTCGAATCCCTCCGCGACCCCGTCCGCGACGACGAAATCGTGCTCCTCACCGAGAACCGCTACCGCGAGCTCTCGGAAATGTTCGGCCACGTCTTCAAGGCCGCCATGGGCGCCGAGGCCGTCCTCCACGTCCTCCAGCGCCTCGACCTCGATGCCCTCCGCGCCAAGCTCAAGCAGGAGATCCTCGTCGCCTCCGGCATGCGCCGAAAGAAGGCCACCAAGCGCCTGAACGTCGTCGAGGCCCTCCGCAACTCCGGCAACCGCCCCGAGTGGATGATCTTCCAGGTCCTCCCCGTCCTCCCGCCGGACCTTCGCCCGATGGTCCAGCTCGATGGCGGCCGCTTCGCCACCAGCGACCTCAACGACCTCTACCGGCGCGTTATCAACCGAAACAACCGTCTCAAGCGCCTCCTCGACCTCGGCGCCCCCGAGATCATCATCCGCAACGAAAAGCGGATGCTCCAGGAAGCCGTCGACTCCCTCATCGATAACGGCCGCCGCGGCCGCGCCGTCTCAGGCTCCGGCAACCACAAGCTCAAGAGCCTCTCCGACATGCTCAAGGGCAAGCAGGGCCGGTTCCGCCAGAACCTCCTCGGCAAGCGCGTTGACTACTCCGGCCGCTCCGTCATCGTCGTCGGCCCCGAGCTCAAGCTCCACCAGTGCGGCCTCCCCAAGCGCATGGCGCTCGAGCTGTTCAAGCCGTTCGTCATGCACTCGCTCGTCGCCAAGGGCCTCGCCCACAACATTAAAAGCGCCAAACGCATCGTCGAACGCGCCCGCCCTGAAGTCTGGGACGTCCTCGACGAGGTCATCAAAAACCGTCCCGTCCTCCTCAACCGCGCACCCACGCTCCACCGCCTCGGCATCCAGGCCTTCATGCCAGTCCTCATCGAAGGCTCCGCCATCCAGCTCCACCCGCTCGTCTGCGCAGCCTTCAACGCCGACTTCGACGGCGACCAGATGGCCGTCCACGTCCCGCTCAGCCGCGAGGCCGTCGCCGAGGCGACCCAGGTCCTCATGTCGACCAAGAACCTCCTCTCGCCGGCCAGCGGCGACCCCATCGTCGCCCCCTCCCTCGACATGGTCCTCGGCTGCTACTACATGACCGACATCGACCGGAGCGGCCGCGGCGCCTACCGCGAAGAAAATGGCCGCCCGGTCCAGGGCCTCTACGGCTCCTTCGAAGAAGCCCGCCTCGCCTGCGACCTCGGCATCATCGACATGCGCGCGCCCATCCGTGTCCGCACCGACCGCGCCGTCATGGGCGAAGGTGGCGTCATCACCGAACCGCCCGCTCGCCCCGATGGCACGCGCGGCACGCACATCATCGAGACCACCGTCGGGCGCATCCTCTTCAATGAGGTCCTCCCCGAGGAAATCCCGTTCCAGAACCAGACGATGGACCGGCCGAACCTCCGCAAGGTCGTCGCCATGTGCTACCGCGCCCTCGGCGGCGAACGCACCGGCGAAATCGTCGACAGGATCAAGGCCGTCGGTTTCCACTACGCCACACTCTCCGGCATCACCATTGCCGTCCACGAAATCCAGGTCCCCAAGAACAAGGCCGAACTCCTCGCCGAAGCCGACCGCAAGGTCGATGCCCTCATGGAGCAGTACCAGATGGGCCTCATCACCGAGGAGGAACGCTACCAGGGCACCGTCGAAATCTGGCAGGAAACCACCGAGAAGATCGAAAAGACCATCAAAGAGCACATGTCGGAGTACGGCTCCCTTAACTACATGGCCTCCTCCGGCACCAAGGGCAACATCACCCAGATCCGCCAGATGGCCGGCATGCGCGGCCTCATGGCCGACCCCAACGGCAAGGTCATCGAACTCCCCATCCGCGGCTCCTTCCGCGAAGGCCTCTCCGTCCTCGAATACTTCATCTCCACCCACGGCGCCCGCAAAGGTCTCGCCGATACCGCCCTCCGCACCGCCGACTCCGGCTACCTCACCCGCCGCCTCATCGACGTCGCCCAGGACGTCATCATTCTCGAAGAAGACTGCGGCACCACGTCCGGCCTCTGGATTGAAGCCGACGGCCGCGACGACCTCGAACCGCTCCGCGCCCGCATCGTCGGCCGCTACGCCGCCATCGACATCGTCGACGAGGCCACCGGCGAGGTCCTCTGCCATCGCAATGAGGAGATCACCGAGGCCGTCGCCGATGAAATCGACCGTCGCGGCATCCGGCGCGTCTTCGTCCGCACGCCCATGTCGTGCGAGGCCGAGCGCGGCCTTTGCCAGCTCTGCTACGGCCGCGACCTCGCCCGCGGCGAACTGGTCAAGCTCCGGACCGCCGTCGGCATCATCGCCGCCCAGTCCATCGGCGAACCTGGCACCCAGCTCACCATGCGCACCTTCCACACCGGCGGTGTCGCATCCCAGACCGACATCACCAGCGGCCTCCCGCGCGTCGAAGAGCTCTTCGAAGCTCGCGCACCCAAAGGCGAGGCCATCATCAGCGAAATCGACGGCATCGTCGAAATCGTCGTCGAGAACGACCGCCGCATCGTGCGCGTCACCAACGTCGATACCCTCGTCGAGGAGTACGACATCCCCGCAAAAGCCGAACTCCTCGTCCAGGACGGCGAACGGATCGTCGCCGGCGCCGCCCTCGCCCAGGCGCCCGCCCGGGAAGACCAGGCCGACGCGCCGCTGCCCGCACAGCCCATCGTCTCCCGCATCGGCGGCACCGTCCGCGTCGTCGGCAAGAACAAGGTCCAGGTCGTCTACGAAGACCGCGAAGAGCGCGAGTACCCCATCCCGGCTGCTGCCCGCCTCCTCGTCGAAGACGGCCAGATGGTCTACGCCGGCGACCAGCTCACCGAAGGCGCCAAGAACCCCCAGCACATCCTCCACATCCAGGGTCGCGACGCCGTCCGCAAGTACATGGTGGAGGAAGTGCAGAAGGTCTATAAGTCCCAGGGCGTCAACATCAACGATAAGCACATCGAGGTCATTACCCGGCAGATGCTCCGCCGCGTGAAGGTCGACCACCCCGGCGACACCGGCCTCCTCCCGGGCGACCTCGTCGACCGCCGCAAGTTCGACGAAATCAACAACCAGATCATCGCCGAGGGCGGCGAACCCGCGACGGCGACCCCCGTCCTCCTCGGGGTCACCAAGGCCTCCCTCAATACCGACAGCTGGCTCGCGGCCGCTTCCTTCCAGGAAACCACCCGCGTCCTCACCAACGCCGCCATCGAAGGCGCCGTCGACCGGCTCCAGGGCCTGAAGGAGAACGTCATCATCGGCAAGCTCATCCCGGCCCGCGCCGAAATCGTCGTGCCCAAGCGCGAAACCTTCGGCGACCTCGACGTCCCCGAGGCGCTCCTCCTCGAAGAGGAGTACGAGCTCGAGCGCCGCCTGGCCGAGCGCGAGGCCGGCTCCCGCCAGCGTCGCTCCGCCGTCGGTCTCCTCGAGGACGAGGACGACGTCGGCGACGACGATGACGACATGCTCATCGGCGCCGACTCCGACGAGGACGACGAGTAA
- a CDS encoding TIGR03960 family B12-binding radical SAM protein, with translation MPTVAIDGLLARVSKPSRYTGGEWNSVVKDWEAAKVRIALAYPDAYDIGMSNMGLGILYDILNRIEDVVCERVFAPWDDMEAEMRREGVPLWSLETRHPLREFDLVGFTFQYEMTYTNVLNMLDLAGIPVLARERTDEDPIVIAGGSGAFNPEPMALFIDAFVIGEGEEVVVELADLVRTWKREGTPREQRLRDLLRVPGVYVPAFYEARYDDAGHFLALEPLVPEAPRVIRRRIVEKLPPPLVKPIVPFLQTVHDRAAVEIQRGCTQGCRFCQAGMIYRPTRERSPEEVVQAAADLMANTGYDELSLLSLSTTDHSEIVPMVQMLTERFPNLKVSLPSTRVDTFSVDVANAIAKGKKHTLTLAPEAGSQRLRNAINKLVSDADLLGAAENAFQRGWTGIKMYFMVGLPTETMEDVAGIVELGKQVKAIGKKYVGGRARVRVSTSNLVPKPHTPFQWARQDTAEELEPKHFLLKDGCRAAGVEFSWNDPRDSFIEAVLSRGDRRVSEAVYEAWRRGAKFDAWSEHFSFETWQAAFAAVGVDPAWFAHREWDTREPLPWDHIDCGVTKAYLRGQWLAVHSTKTVGDCHHGACNVCGMQNFDALRGEKGVADCVVKVGKLAELRRGARKYEGELLELV, from the coding sequence CCTGAACCGGATTGAGGATGTCGTCTGCGAGCGGGTCTTCGCGCCATGGGACGATATGGAGGCGGAGATGCGGCGCGAGGGGGTTCCGCTCTGGAGCCTCGAGACGCGGCATCCGCTGCGCGAGTTCGACCTGGTGGGGTTCACGTTCCAGTACGAGATGACGTACACGAACGTGCTGAACATGCTGGACCTCGCGGGGATCCCCGTGCTTGCGCGGGAGCGGACGGACGAGGACCCGATCGTCATCGCGGGCGGCAGCGGGGCGTTTAACCCGGAGCCGATGGCGCTGTTCATCGATGCGTTCGTGATCGGCGAAGGTGAAGAGGTGGTGGTGGAGCTGGCGGACCTCGTGCGGACCTGGAAGCGGGAGGGGACACCGCGGGAACAGCGGCTGCGCGACCTCTTGCGGGTCCCCGGCGTGTACGTGCCGGCGTTTTACGAAGCGCGGTATGACGACGCCGGGCATTTCCTGGCGCTGGAGCCGTTGGTGCCCGAGGCGCCGCGGGTGATCCGCCGGCGGATTGTGGAGAAGCTGCCACCGCCGCTGGTGAAGCCGATTGTGCCGTTCCTGCAGACGGTGCACGACCGGGCCGCGGTCGAGATCCAGCGGGGCTGTACGCAGGGCTGCCGCTTCTGCCAGGCAGGGATGATCTACCGGCCGACGCGGGAGCGCTCGCCAGAGGAGGTAGTGCAGGCGGCGGCAGACCTGATGGCGAACACCGGGTACGACGAGCTGTCGCTCCTTTCGCTGAGCACGACGGACCACAGCGAGATTGTGCCGATGGTGCAGATGCTCACTGAGCGGTTCCCGAACCTGAAGGTGAGCCTGCCCAGCACGCGGGTCGATACGTTCTCGGTCGATGTGGCGAACGCGATTGCGAAGGGCAAGAAGCACACCCTGACGCTGGCCCCTGAGGCGGGTTCGCAGCGGCTGCGGAACGCGATCAACAAGCTCGTGAGCGATGCGGACCTGCTGGGCGCCGCTGAGAACGCGTTCCAGCGGGGCTGGACGGGCATCAAGATGTACTTCATGGTCGGCCTGCCGACGGAGACGATGGAGGACGTGGCGGGGATTGTGGAGCTGGGGAAGCAGGTGAAGGCGATCGGGAAGAAGTACGTCGGCGGGCGCGCGCGGGTGCGGGTGAGCACGAGCAACCTCGTGCCGAAACCGCATACGCCGTTCCAGTGGGCGCGGCAGGATACGGCCGAAGAGCTGGAGCCGAAGCACTTCCTGTTGAAGGACGGCTGCCGGGCTGCCGGGGTGGAGTTCAGCTGGAACGACCCGCGGGACAGCTTTATTGAGGCGGTGCTCTCGCGGGGCGACCGGCGGGTCTCGGAGGCGGTCTACGAGGCATGGCGCCGGGGCGCGAAGTTCGACGCGTGGAGCGAGCATTTCAGCTTCGAAACCTGGCAGGCGGCGTTTGCGGCCGTGGGGGTGGACCCGGCGTGGTTCGCGCACCGGGAGTGGGATACGCGCGAGCCGCTGCCCTGGGACCATATCGACTGCGGGGTGACGAAGGCGTACCTGCGGGGGCAGTGGCTGGCGGTGCATTCGACGAAGACGGTGGGCGACTGCCACCACGGTGCGTGCAACGTCTGCGGTATGCAGAACTTCGATGCGCTGCGTGGGGAGAAGGGCGTTGCGGATTGCGTGGTGAAGGTGGGGAAGCTGGCGGAGCTGCGCCGCGGCGCGCGGAAGTACGAAGGGGAGCTGCTGGAGCTGGTGTAG